The Dermochelys coriacea isolate rDerCor1 chromosome 13, rDerCor1.pri.v4, whole genome shotgun sequence genome includes the window CTCTATGGGCAAATTCTCCTCTTGTAAATAATTGTTATATGGGAACATTAATAATTTGGTGCTCTATGgtagaaaagtcaaaatttctaaCAGAACTTCTGGAGATTTATTAAGAAGAaatttaatgacatttttaagGGTTCAGTCCACTTTTATGAAAGCCAAGGGGAGATTTGCCTTCATTTTCATTGGGAGAGAGCTACAAATGGGGCCTGTAACCTGTGGCATTCTCCTTAGccctttgcttctttttttaatgcttatCTCATTCCTTTTCCCAAGAAAATGGAGACAATGAAAGAGAGAAACCACACAGCACTGATGGAATTCATCCTTCTGGGGTTTGGAAGTGGTCTGGGGCTCAAGGTGGGCCCCTTTGTGGTGTTTCTGGCAATTTATATGACAACTGTGCTGGGGAACACCATCATGGTCTTCCTTATTAAAGCCCAGTCTTGCCTGCACACCCCAATGTACTTCTTCCTCATGAACCTGTCGCTCTTAGATCTTTGCTACTCCTCCACCATCGCCCCCAAAGCCATGGCGAGCTTCCTAGCAAGCAGCAAAACCATTTCCTTCAACGGATGTGCCACCCAATTCTTCTTGGTCGCTGTCTTTGTCACCACTGAGGCATTCATCCTGGCAGCCATGGCATATGATCGATACACCGCCATCTGCAGACCGCTCCTGTATCCCGTCACCATGTCCAAGCAGGTTTGCGTTCAGCTGCTGGTGGGTTCCTATGTTTGCGGCTGTGTAAACTCTATGGTGCACACAGTCTTCACCTTTACACTCTGTTTCTGTGCGTCCAATGAGATAGATCACTTCTTCTGTGACATTCCACCCCTGCTAAGCCTCTCATGCACCAACACAGACATCAATGAACTGGTGCTGTTCACTTTATCCAGCCTCATCATCGTGAGCACTTCCATGGTCATTCTCATCTCCTATGCCTACATCATCTCCGCCATCCTCAGGATTCGCTCTGCTGAGGGCAGACGCAGAGCCTTCTCCACCTGCACCTCCCACATGATGACCGTGAGTTTATTTTATGGCACTCTTACCTTCATGTACACACAGCCCAGTGCACTATCTGTTCCAGCTCAGAGCAAAGTGGTGTCTGTGTTTTATACCCTGGTCATCCCTATGTTGaatcccctcatctacagcctgaggaacAAGGATGTGAAAGAAGCTATGGGAAGAACCATCAGCTCAGTGTTTCTAAAATGAACCTTCTCTATGAACATTGAGCTAGATAATCCTTTCGGTTATGGTAAAACCAGTAGAGTAACAGTCATAatttctatctatctaatctatctatctatctaaactaACAGTTCCCATTTGTAATCGTCTCTCTCTCTAAATTTGTATGCCACTCCCAGCACTGGAGTATGCCATTATaagagtgatttaaaaataaatcaagcaaCCCTCTGTGTATCTATGTTACATTTTTTCACATTGTTATCTATTCATGTAACTTAGTAATGCATCTAATCTGGAAATATGGATTCAAACACCTCTGAACCTCGAGGAGTGTTCAAGATTGGTGTTGGAATCTCACAACTGCTCTATTAATGATGATCCGAACACTGGAACTCAAGAATAATCCCTttgtttaatgtgtgtgtgtggttatatCACAGTTTACTGGCTTGCACCTGTGACTAATCTCCATGGTATTGGCCAAAGGAGGTATATTacgattttccaaagcactcagtGTTGCTGTCAGTGACAAAATGTTTTATGGATGAAAAATTCAGATTTAGGTTGACCAAAACTGTTGGCAAATTTGAGTTGAGTTTTCCAAATTTTTGTcagtaggagagaaaaaaaacagatttgtttttaGATCAAAACTTTTcctttcaacatttaaaaaagaaacattttaattgtttgattcaaaaaatactttttcatttaGAGTTTCACTGCAATTTTATTTCTTAAGAATGGTTAAAAACTCCgaaatgagaaaaggaaaatatcaTGTTTGGGGAATCTGGCTAAActttttgttcaacccaaaataatttttttcaatttgtttggttcactgaatcatcatcatcatctaaaaTACTTTCTTTCCGATTTTCAATTCAGCCAGTGACTAGAAAAGTCAATTCTTTTCACAGCTACTTACATGGGTATTTCAGACACAGGAGACATAGTACAAGTGTGAACTACTGTTCTTCTCCTCAGCGGTTCTGAACACCATTTTCTCTCACTCAAGTCAAAAGCAATTGCACCTACCAAAGAAGAGGTGTGATAACAGTTGAATGGGAGATCAGCCACAGCATCTAATAGACACCTTGCTGCTTCTACAGTTGTTTATTTGGTGGGACTCCTAGGACATTAATAGGCCAAATAACCATTCAGTTGggcctgtgtcaaggttccttccccactctgaactctagagtacagatgtggggacctgcatgaaaacctcctaagcttacttttaccaccttaggttaaaacttccccaaagtacaaactactttaccctttgcccttggacgtCCACTGCCACCcccaaatgtttgactgggtttactgggaaagcattgtctttcccccaaaaatcctcaccaaaaccttgcacccccctgcctggtgaaggcttgataaaaatcctcaccaatttgcataggtgaccacagacccaaacccttggatttaagaacaatgaaaaaaacattcaatttcttacaagaagaattttaatagaagaaaaggtaaaaagaatcacctctgtaaaatcaggatggtaaataccttacagggtaattagattcaaaacatagagaatccctctaggcaaaaccttaagttacaaaaaagacacaaagacaggaatatccattctagtCAGCATagtctattttctcagccatttaaagaaatcataatctaacgcatgtctagctagattacttactaagttctaagactccattcctgttctgtccccaacaaaagcatcacacagacagaccctttgtttctccctccctccagctttgaaagtatctcgtctcctcattggttattgtggtcaggtgccagcaacgttatcctagcttcttaaacctttacagatgaaaggggtttttcctttggccaggagggattttaaaggtgtttacccttccctttatattcatgacacgccccccaaatcacagctagggtgaaacactggctgggatttcttcgtggagctctaggaaaaaacaaagttaataagacacatgcacctctaaatatactaccaagtatataaagattaacaatattttccacatctcaaggacgattttaatcAGTTGactctgggaaactttcacgggagagtgcatcagccatgttgttagaagctcctgagatgtgttggatgtcgaaatcaaaatcttggagagctaaactccaccaaataagttttttgttatttcccgtggcagtatggAGCCAccgtagtgcagcatggtcggtttgcaggtggaaatgccgttcccaaacatatgggcgtagcttttccagagcgtagacaatagcgtaacattcttttttactgactgaccagttgctttccctctcagacagtttttttcctgagaaacactacaggatggaattcttgatccgatccttcctgcattaaaactgctcccacaccacacttggacacatctgtggttactaggaacagtttatcaaagtttggggcccttagtacagggtcagacatgagtgtcgttTTAacttggttaaaggccttctgacaatCTTCGgcccactgaacggcatttggatgtttctttttggttaggtctgtggGGCatcgatttggctgtattgtgctacaaatcgcctgtaataactggtcaagcctaa containing:
- the LOC119842368 gene encoding olfactory receptor 12-like, with the translated sequence METMKERNHTALMEFILLGFGSGLGLKVGPFVVFLAIYMTTVLGNTIMVFLIKAQSCLHTPMYFFLMNLSLLDLCYSSTIAPKAMASFLASSKTISFNGCATQFFLVAVFVTTEAFILAAMAYDRYTAICRPLLYPVTMSKQVCVQLLVGSYVCGCVNSMVHTVFTFTLCFCASNEIDHFFCDIPPLLSLSCTNTDINELVLFTLSSLIIVSTSMVILISYAYIISAILRIRSAEGRRRAFSTCTSHMMTVSLFYGTLTFMYTQPSALSVPAQSKVVSVFYTLVIPMLNPLIYSLRNKDVKEAMGRTISSVFLK